The Streptomyces sp. NBC_00224 genome has a window encoding:
- a CDS encoding sensor histidine kinase, producing MNGFLAGMFAAALPLVAAGFWAGRRTARPQGLGDLGTPVEHATFQTLHTASLAAPPLRAGLTPDTARRAARGLRTLLGTDALCLTDGSSVLTWDGAGEHHSAEILARLGRIRETGRGEAFRIRCDDDGCALRWAVVAPLTVDDRVHGALVTCAPRESAVLVRAAGEVARWVSVQLELADLDRSRTRLIEAEIKALRAQISPHFVFNSLAVIASFVRTDPDRARELLLEFADFTRYSFRRHGDFTTLADELHAIDQYLALVRARFGERLSVTLQIAPEVLPVALPFLCLQPLVENAVKHGLEGKTDKSHISITAQDAGSEALVVIEDNGVGMEPDRLRRILAGEAGPSAGIGLSNVDDRLRQVYGDGHGLVIETAVGAGMKITVRLPKYQPGVHSAPGRLGAG from the coding sequence GTGAACGGCTTCCTGGCCGGGATGTTCGCGGCGGCCCTACCGCTGGTCGCCGCCGGGTTCTGGGCCGGGCGGCGCACCGCCCGCCCGCAGGGCCTCGGCGATCTGGGCACGCCCGTCGAGCACGCCACCTTCCAGACCCTGCACACCGCCTCCCTGGCCGCGCCCCCGCTGCGGGCCGGGCTCACCCCCGACACCGCGCGCCGCGCCGCCCGCGGGCTGCGCACCCTGCTCGGCACCGACGCGCTGTGCCTGACCGACGGGTCCTCGGTGCTGACCTGGGACGGGGCGGGGGAGCACCACAGCGCGGAGATCCTGGCGCGGCTCGGCCGCATCCGCGAGACCGGCCGGGGCGAGGCGTTCCGCATCCGCTGCGACGACGACGGCTGCGCCCTGCGCTGGGCGGTGGTGGCCCCGCTCACCGTCGACGACCGGGTGCACGGCGCCCTGGTCACCTGCGCGCCGCGCGAGTCGGCGGTCCTCGTACGGGCGGCGGGCGAGGTGGCCCGCTGGGTCTCGGTCCAACTGGAGCTCGCCGACCTCGACCGGTCCCGCACCCGGCTGATCGAGGCCGAGATCAAGGCGCTGCGGGCGCAGATCTCCCCGCACTTCGTCTTCAACTCGCTGGCCGTGATCGCCTCGTTCGTCCGGACGGACCCGGACCGGGCCCGAGAACTGCTCCTGGAGTTCGCGGACTTCACCCGCTACTCGTTCCGCCGGCACGGCGACTTCACCACCCTGGCCGACGAACTGCACGCCATCGACCAGTACTTGGCCCTGGTCCGCGCCCGCTTCGGGGAACGGCTCTCGGTGACCCTCCAGATAGCCCCCGAAGTGCTGCCGGTGGCCCTGCCCTTCCTCTGCCTCCAGCCGCTCGTCGAGAACGCCGTCAAACACGGCCTGGAGGGCAAGACCGACAAGAGCCACATCAGCATCACGGCGCAGGACGCCGGGTCCGAGGCGCTGGTCGTCATCGAGGACAACGGCGTCGGCATGGAGCCCGACCGGCTGCGCCGCATCCTCGCGGGCGAGGCCGGCCCGTCCGCCGGCATCGGTCTGTCCAACGTGGACGACCGGCTGCGCCAGGTGTACGGGGACGGCCACGGCCTGGTCATCGAGACGGCGGTGGGCGCCGGAATGAAGATCACGGTCCGGCTGCCCAAGTACCAGCCCGGCGTCCACTCGGCGCCGGGCCGGTTGGGCGCGGGCTAG